The following are encoded together in the Deltaproteobacteria bacterium genome:
- a CDS encoding glycosyltransferase family 9 protein, with amino-acid sequence MKILIVQLARLGDIYMSWPIARALKRKDPDSTIHFFVREKFQRALLGLEENERTHLLKTKEIIGYGLENRNEPTEYLEQQLNRIRNENYNLIINLSFSPVSSYICYYLSYTIPQVADFTFTRSSLTRPTIVGYTRNADSSFCLKEAVSAYYYSQVGTEKYNRFHLIDIFASLCDLDLKPQDYKYPSEFSLNSPIDGKYITIQLGASQKNKTLTPFIWARVIKKLLSFKLGYKIVLIGSKEEEELVDEVFAFNNYSEIINLIGKTNLDELFPILKGSSLHVGGDSVFIHMCNLTQTPCLNFSFETVKFWETGPKSNGSYVLLNILPANVESTEAASAIHSVLTKNPLPQLISYVPEVPCYSLKFDLVNDFEWALVKALYIGDSFPVTEDIHFHAAMVKLHRANNTIINTLNSCLAEGTRKYLKILEAEDEVFKGIARLNSKAGIYIDWCLAEKIKVPPLTENKIVESYLRVHNELKLIMKPYLLEEELTQEEEKNHG; translated from the coding sequence GGGCTTGAAGAGAATGAGAGAACTCATTTGCTTAAAACAAAAGAGATCATTGGATATGGTTTGGAAAATAGGAATGAACCAACCGAATATTTAGAACAGCAGCTAAACAGGATCAGAAATGAAAACTACAACTTGATTATCAATTTGTCTTTCTCTCCAGTTTCTAGTTATATTTGTTATTACTTAAGTTATACGATTCCACAAGTTGCTGATTTTACTTTTACAAGAAGTTCACTAACCAGACCAACAATTGTGGGTTATACAAGAAACGCGGATTCCTCTTTTTGTTTGAAAGAAGCCGTTTCAGCTTACTATTATTCACAAGTAGGAACTGAAAAATATAATCGTTTTCATCTTATTGATATTTTTGCGAGTTTATGTGATCTGGATTTGAAACCACAGGATTATAAATACCCTTCTGAATTCAGTTTAAACAGCCCCATTGATGGAAAATATATTACCATTCAGCTTGGTGCCAGTCAGAAGAATAAAACCCTGACCCCCTTTATTTGGGCTCGAGTTATCAAAAAATTGTTGAGTTTTAAATTAGGGTACAAAATTGTTCTTATAGGATCCAAAGAAGAAGAAGAGCTTGTGGACGAGGTTTTTGCATTTAATAACTATAGTGAAATTATAAATTTAATTGGAAAGACAAATTTAGATGAGTTGTTTCCGATATTAAAAGGCTCAAGCCTTCATGTGGGTGGAGATAGTGTCTTTATTCATATGTGTAATTTGACTCAAACTCCCTGTCTCAATTTTTCATTTGAAACGGTAAAGTTTTGGGAAACTGGGCCCAAATCAAATGGGAGTTATGTTTTATTGAACATTTTACCAGCTAATGTTGAATCGACGGAAGCGGCTTCTGCAATTCATTCGGTGTTAACAAAAAATCCACTTCCTCAATTGATTTCCTATGTTCCAGAGGTCCCATGCTATAGTCTTAAATTTGATTTGGTAAATGATTTTGAATGGGCCTTAGTCAAGGCCTTGTATATTGGGGATTCATTTCCTGTTACCGAAGACATTCATTTTCACGCGGCTATGGTGAAGCTCCATCGTGCCAACAATACGATTATCAATACATTAAACTCTTGTTTGGCCGAAGGAACAAGGAAATACCTTAAAATTTTAGAAGCAGAAGATGAAGTTTTTAAAGGGATCGCCAGGCTGAATTCAAAGGCGGGAATTTATATAGACTGGTGTCTAGCTGAAAAAATAAAAGTTCCGCCATTAACCGAAAATAAAATTGTAGAATCCTATTTGAGAGTTCATAATGAGCTGAAGCTTATTATGAAGCCTTATTTGCTTGAAGAAGAACTCACTCAGGAAGAGGAAAAGAATCATGGATAG